The DNA sequence GCTCATTCTAcaataaactaaaaagaaaatcccTCAACTGTCAATAACTTTTGtgactgttgctgtttgtattGCAATTAAAAGAGTTTCTGTTGTTTATAGTTTGGGTAGCTCTTAGAAGTAGTTaagaaaaaattgttaaatttaTCCAACAAAAGTCAATCAATATTCAACACACCGGTTGTTATCATTGCTGGGCTGAAAACGGAATTGTTTTGAGCCTAATGCTTTAAAAAGCTTTATCCTGTTAATGGTTAATCTAATCTGGTTTAATTAGACAATCCGACCAACCAAATTAGCTCATGATGCCCCCAGGATTTCTaaaggcaaacttcaaaatcgctcaatatttgtgtatgtgtgtacaaCTTTGGAAACTATGTAgcttactatatatatatatatatatatatatatatatatatatatatatacatatatatatatatatacatatatatatatatatatatatatatatacatatatatatatatatacatatatatatacatatatatatatatatacatatatatatatatacatatatatatatatacatatatatatatatacatatatatatatatacatatatatatatacatatatatatatatacatatatatatatatacatatatatatatatatatatatatatatatatatatatatatatacatatatacatattatatatatatatatatatatatatacatatatacatatatatatatatatatatacatatatatatatatatacatacatatatacatatatacatatatatatatatatacatatatatatatatacatacatatatacatatatatatatatacatatatatatatatatatacacacatatatatatatatatacatatatatatatatacatatatatatacatatatatatatatatatacatatatatatatatacatatatatatatatatatatacacatatatatatatatatatatatatatacacatatacatatatacatatacatatatatacatatacatatatatggcagcacggtggctcaACTGGTTAGcaactggttagcacatccgcctcccagtgcagaggacgtgagattagtccgggcttcggccttcctgggtggagtttgcatgttctccccgtgcttgcgtgggttttcaccaggtactccggtttcctcccacattccaaagacatgcatgacaggttaattgaacactccaaattgtccctaggcgtgattgtgagtgtggttgtttgtctctgtgtgccctgcgattggctggcaaccagttcagggtgtaccccggctactgcccgaagccagctgggataggctccagcacccctgcgacccttgtgaggaaaagcggccaagaaaatggatggatggatggatggatggatggatggatggatggatatatatatatatatatatatatatatatatatatatatatatatatatatatatacatacatacatatacaataGTAACTTGCATAATCATGTCATGTAGCCAACAGAGGTCTTTCTTTTTATGCCACATTAGAGACAGTAGAAACAGGAAATGTGGCctgcatacagtatatgacaagTGGTTCtggtgggaaaaaacaacacctCATTCGGACTGaaatatatcattttaataataaggctatatatacatgcatgcatgtagTGTGCCAATCTGAGTAAATTTAAGTCAATACTTAAGAACAGATCAGCTAGTGAAAATGCATGGCATGCATAATTTGTGCTCTAAGTACTGTAAGGTCTATTATGGAATGCTTATAACCGGTAATGCTATTTTAATGCATTGAATTTTTCCAGCCCAATGTGGAAACATTCATCGTCATGGCGACAACCTGAGGGCACTGTACTCCCTTCCCCCCTCGGTCCTTGGAAACATGACCATAGCAACACAAGTAACATAAGTAAATGTCATGTGTTATTGCATTTAATCAACTTAAccctttaaaatgtaatctatCTGGATAGTGACAGTGGCATTATTGTAACAAAAGTGCTAATTAACATTCTTCCCTCCAGACACGTTGTATTTGGGTCAGctgtttttgagtttgtttgttttttgtaaaaaaaaaaatatatacaatgtcAAGCAGATTGAGACAGCCCACACTTTATAGATGTAATATATGTCTTTTCCGTTTTCATCAATTTCGCCACCTCATCATGGATGAAGTCTCCTGACTTCTTCACACATGCTGGTTAGACGATGGAAAAGAGTGACAAAGATCTGACCAATGGAGTAAAGCCTAGGTTAAATTCAATTGGTTTTGTTTCTTGTCCGTAAAGATTTTGTTCAGGATTATCCAATCATAGGTTGACTAACAGTCTAGAGGGCGGGCTAAACTTACATAAAGAAGAGGTTTCCGCCATTGTGCGCGCACTTCCAGCAAGCCAAAGAACGCGTGAGACCAGCTGTCGCTAAATTTGACAAAATGAGGGAAATTGTACATCTTCAGGCCGGCCAGTGTGGAAACCAGATTGGTGCTAAGGTTAGTGAACATTTGCGTTTATTGTAAGACTCGAATTCAGGTTTTTAAAGTGTCATTAAAGgcgttttttttgtccagtagTCGTTGCTTTGTGCGTGTTGGTGTCCTAGAAACCACACCCTAGGATTATCAACGTGTCCTACTTAAGAGTAGTTCTGTATAACGGTAACTGTAGTTATCCTAAAACTCgtcatgtgtttttaaatgtcctTATTTAGTCTATCAAGATTATATTTCGACGGATTAATGCACCCCACCCCTTTCCCAAAAAATACATACTTTATTAAATTTATGTGATTTCGTCGCACGATGCCATTTTAATGATTGCATTTGAGTATCGAaggattaaaacatttttaacgtttttgtgaGAAGTATAATACACTTTGGATTctacaatggggggggggggggggggtgttaatcGAGATTTCATGTCTCCGTTATGCACATCGCTTATTTTATTCGATGGATGTGATTGAACATCCGGTTCATATGTCATTTTACgtttatgaaataaatatttgcccGGTTTTGTTCTCGAAACTCTGAGGCCTACGCCGCATTGCGTCTTGAGCTGAGCCAGGCATTTTCTGGGAGTGGGCTGTGCAGGCGGTTGATGACGTAAGAGGCAGTTTTCAAAATGGGGGCTCAGCCAATAAGAGCTCATGGCGCGCGCGCGCATGTTTCATGGCGGGAATTGCAAATTCTCAATTTTAACAGTCTAATATAGTAACTTAATAAATAACTATATGATGTATAATACTTGGTGTATACACATTGTCttactgtttattttattggaaaTGTATACCATCAACTATTTCCCTTCTGTgctgacattttatattttattttagttctgGGAGGTGATCAGTGACGAGCATGGCATTGACCCAACTGGCACTTACCATGGTGACAGTGACCTGCAGCTGGACAGGATCAATGTCTACTACAATGAAGCTTCAGGtaatatcaaatttatttattttttgtaataattaatttgtgCCTACAAATGATGTTCCTATTTTCTAGGTGGAAAATATGTTCCCCGGGCTGTACTGGTTGATCTGGAGCCAGGCACAATGGACTCTGTGAGGTCTGGACCTTTTGGTCAGGTCTTCAGACCAGATAACTTTGTCTTTGGTAAGATGTTGTAATTGATTGATGTTAAAATTTCTTTTGACGTACTTGCTACTGGTGTGAAACTGATTACATTTTATTCCCCTCTTCTCTCCTTGAAGGCCAGAGTGGTGCTGGTAACAACTGGGCTAAGGGTCATTACACAGAGGGTGCAGAGTTAGTAGATTCAGTCTTGGATGTAGTTAGGAAGGAGGCTGAGAGCTGTGACTGCCTCCAGGGTTTCCAGCTCACACACTCTCTGGGTGGTGGTACTGGCTCCGGAATGGGCACTCTGCTCATTAGCAAAATCCGTGAAGAGTACCCAGACCGCATCATGAACACCTTCAGCGTGGTGCCTTCTCCCAAAGTATCCGATACGGTGGTTGAGCCCTACAACGCTACACTGTCAGTTCACCAGCTGGTAGAGAACACAGACGAGACCTACTGCATCGACAACGAGGCGCTATACGATATCTGCTTCCGCACCCTCAAGCTCACCACTCCCTCCTATGGCGACCTTAACCACCTGGTCTCTGCCACCATGAGCGGCGTCACCACCTGCCTCAGGTTCCCTGGACAGCTCAATGCTGACCTGCGCAAACTGGCTGTCAACATGGTGCCCTTCCCTCGACTGCACTTCTTCATGCCAGGCTTCGCCCCCCTCACAAGCAGAGGCAGCCAGCAGTACAGGTCTCTCACGGTGCCCGAGCTCACCCAGCAGATGTTTGATGCCAAAAACATGATGGCTGCCTGCGACCCACGCCACGGTCGCTACCTGACTGTGGCCGCTATCTTCCGTGGCCGCATGTCCATGAAGGAGGTAGATGAGCAGATGCTCAACGTGCAGAACAAGAACAGCAGCTACTTCGTTGAATGGATCCCCAACAACGTCAAGACCGCAGTGTGTGACATTCCCCCTCGTGGtctcaagatggccgccaccttCATTGGCAACAGCACGGCCATCCAAGAGCTCTTCAAGCGCATCTCTGAGCAGTTTACAGCTATGTTCAGGCGCAAAGCTTTCCTCCACTGGTACACGGGCGAGGGCATGGATGAGATGGAGTTCACCGAGGCAGAGAGCAACATGAATGACCTGGTGTCAGAGTACCAGCAGTATCAGGATGCCACTGCTGAGGAGGAGGGAGAATTTGGtgaggaagatgaagaggagATGGCCTAATCGCCTActtgtttaatgtttccttcctgttgCTGTTATAGCTCACTTTCCAGTTTCCAACTGTTCAAAGTTTGTTCCAGTTTTCAGTGTTCTGTCTGCTGTTAATAAAGGTTCTTGTGCATACTCCCACATTGTTGCATTTGttgaaattatttaatttaaatcacGAATACCATATTGTTCATAAAATGTGGCTGCAATACAAATGTCATGATTGCAATTTGTAAAAGATCATGCTTAAATTCCAGTTCATTGTTTGATAAATGGTACGTGTATTCTGTCACCAAAGTGAGGTAATCAATGCACTAGGTCTGGGGGGGAAAGAACATCACACTTGCAGCATACACTTTAAGTTTGATGTATAACTCCTAGATATGTAAACAAGTATTTAAGATGGTGATTAATAAGCATGTGATTACCCAGCAACAATTCACTTCAGACCTGAGCAGATGTTCAGCAAACTGACCTGTGCATTAATACATTGTACTGTATTATAAATTAAAAGTCTAAATAAGGAAAGATTCAACCAAT is a window from the Vanacampus margaritifer isolate UIUO_Vmar chromosome 3, RoL_Vmar_1.0, whole genome shotgun sequence genome containing:
- the LOC144048457 gene encoding tubulin beta-1 chain yields the protein MREIVHLQAGQCGNQIGAKFWEVISDEHGIDPTGTYHGDSDLQLDRINVYYNEASGGKYVPRAVLVDLEPGTMDSVRSGPFGQVFRPDNFVFGQSGAGNNWAKGHYTEGAELVDSVLDVVRKEAESCDCLQGFQLTHSLGGGTGSGMGTLLISKIREEYPDRIMNTFSVVPSPKVSDTVVEPYNATLSVHQLVENTDETYCIDNEALYDICFRTLKLTTPSYGDLNHLVSATMSGVTTCLRFPGQLNADLRKLAVNMVPFPRLHFFMPGFAPLTSRGSQQYRSLTVPELTQQMFDAKNMMAACDPRHGRYLTVAAIFRGRMSMKEVDEQMLNVQNKNSSYFVEWIPNNVKTAVCDIPPRGLKMAATFIGNSTAIQELFKRISEQFTAMFRRKAFLHWYTGEGMDEMEFTEAESNMNDLVSEYQQYQDATAEEEGEFGEEDEEEMA